The Oceanicaulis alexandrii DSM 11625 DNA segment CGAGTTCAACAAGAAACTCACAAACGACCGAAATACTTCGTTGCGCTCAAGGAAGCGCGACCTGTTGTCCCTCAGGGATGAATTAGAAAATCGACAGGATGAGCTGAGCGCGCAGCGCAGCGAATATCATGCGATAATCAAAACCGCCGACTCTTTTAAAAAATACAAAGAACTACAAAAGCAGTTGGCGAAACAACGCGCCAATATCGCAATTCTGGAAGGTCAGCTTTCACGGCTGGACGAATTGCAAGAAATTGATTTGGAAATTCGCGAGCTCCGCAAGCAACGCGACGAACTTGTCCATCGTATGGAGATGAGCCTTCGGTCTGAGAATTCACGCAAGAATGAGGTCATCAGATTATTCAATAGGTATGTTCGCCGAGTATTGAATATCAATGGCAAGTTTGTGATCCGACAGAACAAAGAAGGTAATTTTGAGTTTAATATCCAAACGTTAGACCGGTTGGGGCAGGACACAAGCCAAGCCGACGGGAAGACATATGGTCAGCTCATCTGCGCTTTGTTTGATATGGCCGTACTAAAGGTTCTGGAAGATCTACCGTTCTTTCATTTTGTTTATCACGATGGTCTCCTAGAGGGGCTGGATAATAGGAAAAAAATCGCCGTTCTCGAACTCGCGCGCGAACTAATTCAGTCTGGAAAAATTCAGTACATTTTGAGCGTTATCGATTCCGATCTGCCTCGGGATGAGAATGAGCACAAAATCACTTTCTCTGATGACGAAGTCATTCTAAGCCTCAATGACAGCGGCAACGCCGGTCTGCTTTTCAAAATGCCACCGTTCTAGGCAACCATTCCCATGGAGAGAAAAGCCGCTACTCCCCCGGAGCCGACACAGCCTCACTGAAGCATCGGTCCGTAGCGCGAGGGGCCTCCCCTTGATCGCATAGCGATGTCGCCAGAGGCGGCAGGATTGCCGAAGTAAGGCCGAAATTACCCTCCGTATCAGGTCTCCGGCCCACTAACGCTCCCGATCAAACCCATCATCTCGCGGGCGATCTCGCCCTGGCTTGGGCTCATTGAGTTGTACTCGCGCTTCTGACCAACCGCGCTGCAACGCAGACCGGCTATCGTCGGCAGGCCGTTCACGCCCGCCCTCGGGCGGTGATGGCTGCCTGTCGGGCGCTTTGTTGTCTTGCAGATAGCGTGTGAGTGAATTGCGAGCCTTCTCGCGCTCCGCCTCCCGTCCCTGTAGTGCGGCTTGATAGGGCTCATTTTCAGATGCGTGACGCAACTCGATAGCCTTAAGGGCATCCGCACGCTCACGCCGAACATCCAGCAGCTCGGCCGCATACCGCTTATTGACGAGCTCGGTTTGAAGCTGTGCCTCCGCTCGCAGCTTGGCGTCATTGGCCTGTCGCTCTGCGGTGTGCCGATCACCGATAGCCTTGAGCTCAGCTTCTTGTATGCGGCGCGTTTTGCCAGTCAGGTCGATGTAGCGCATGAGCCGCGCCGACCAGCGCTTTTGTTCTGCTCGAGCTGCGTTCATCTCTAGCTGATGGCGCTGGGCCAGTTCGGCGGTTCGCCTGCGCTCAGCGACCCGCAGACTTTCCTGCACGAAGTCTGCCTCGGAGCTGTGGCGCGATTTCACATCCTCCCGGCGGGCGCGGAACTTGGCCGCAGCTTCGTCGCGCTCATAGCTCTGGCGCCGGAACTGGTTTTGATAGTGGGCGGCAAGCGCCAGATCCTTTTTGCGCTGGTCCTTTTCGAGAAGGGCAGTGAGACGGGTCTTGTCAACCTTGGAGCGAGCTGCGCGCTCCAGATTGAGATCAATGATTTCAGCATTGCGCTCTCGGCGCGTGCGGCCCCGGTCAATATCTTCGTAGGGCGTATCCTCACGATACTGCGTGCGCCGCCACGACCGCTCTTTCACGGGCTTGGAGTGGGGGCGGTATTTGTTTGTTTCGACATACTGACCAGCAGGTCCGAGATGGATCTGCGGGGTGCGGTCGATGCCCTGATCTTCCAAAGAGCGCCGGTCGATGCGTTCTTCGTGCCCAGCCCGCTCAAGGGCTTCATTGGCGATCTCCTCCCAGAGCTCGCGCACATAGGCACAGGGCGCATCGCCGGGGCGGCCGGCGGCTTTCCAGTCCCGCGCCGAGTCCGAAAGCCGGACAACGCGCTTGCCAGTTTCGCGGTCGCGATCACGCACGAGCATGTGGAAGTGAGGGTTATGCTCATCTTCCCCGCACTGGTGGATAGCGGCGTACCACGGCACGCGACCTTCGCTGAGACGCTTGCCAAAGGCCTGCACCAGAGCCGCCCTCTCCTCATGCGATAATTCCACGGGCAGCGCGCCGCGCAATTTGTCCGCAACGCGGGCGTTTGCGCGATCAGCGCGCTCACCACGATCCACGAAGTTCCGCGCATCTGTCGGATCGTACGGAATGCCACCACCGGCAAATAGCTCGGGCTCGGCGCTCTCTCGCGCAATATATTTGATGTAAGCCCCAGCGGTTCCGGAGCGGTGCGTAGTTTTCCCGATGCTGGAGATATTGAGTGAATAGATGGCCATTCAGCTCTCCAGCAATTTTAGGGCTGAAGAGGTTAAGAGAAAAAGAACATATAGTGAACAAATAAATGCGAGCGCATACCAATGTGTGATGTCAGACATATGGAGAATTGAAGCGGTCACCATCGCGTCTCCCGTGTCAGTCGAACACTTACGCGTGCTGGCCTGCTACAGAGACTCAGGACAAGGGTAACAGCACGCACGCCGCATAAAGCGGCGTTCGCTTGCAGGGCCGAGTTCGTTTCAAAGAAACGGCTGAGGCCTGCGAGCACCGGCCATGAGCCGGTTCACGGCGATCCGTACACGGATCGCCTAGCGCACGGGTTTGCTTGCAAACCCAAAAGTGCGCCCTCCACATTTTAAGAGTAGGTTAACGCTACGGCATGGACCGTTTTAACGCCAGATGACCCGCTTGAATTTTAAACGCGACGGACCGTTTTGAGTGCGGTGTGTTGCAGGTATAGCGCTAAGCGCCATAGAGGCGTCCAGAACGCATGTCGGCTATAAGGCCGGACTGTTCATCGCCAAGATGTACTGCAGGCGAGGATCCGATGCTCGGTATGAGCTCTTTGAGCTCGTCCGTGCTTCGACTTGCAATGAACGCCGTATGGCTGGCTGAAGCAAATTCCGCATTCGTGAAGCTGGGCGCGCCAGTTTCCCGGCCGATCAAAACTCGGTCGGATGAAACCGGAAGAGCCACCGATACCATCTGTTTGTAGTCTGTGCCCATATAAGCGCTGACGCGCCCGCTAGCTTCACGGGCAACGGCCACGCAATCGGGAAGGATTGCACCTGCATCGTCATCAGGCGGCTCTAGCGCCCAATCCAGCTCTGCTAGTCGCTCGACGTGTTTTGGTGGGGCAGGTTGGGTGGATAAGATCTTACCTATCCGGTCACGCATAGTAGGTTTGATCTTGGATGGGATATCCTCGAATGCCTTCGCAAACTCACGCCCCTCATCGTTGATTTGAGCATTCATGCCTCCGCTCGCCATTTTGAGCGCCATTTGCTGGGCTAGCGCTCTCACCATGTCTTGAACAGGTTGGGGCATATCCCGCAGCTCAGTCGTGGCGATCATTTTCTCAACCTGCTCGCGTGCCGCGTCCATGATGAGTTCGGTCGCTTTATCGGTGCCAATTCCCAGCATGGTTGTTAGCTGCCCGCTTCCCACCATTTCGCCCATAGCATCGAACATTTCAGTGGCTGCACCGCCAAACGAGTCTCGGACAAATGCTGTTCGAACCGAGAGATGGGTCACGAGCGTTCCAGCACGCTCGCCATCGACGAAGGAGCCGATTTCCGCTTCGCGGAGCTCCGTCAGCCATGGATGGATGATAGCTTCGAACTGAGTGACTTTCTGATCGACGGTTTCATCCTCCGGATGCTGGGGCAAATCGGAGTAGAAGTAATTCGATGCGCCGTAGCCGGCAGTTCCTGTTTTGAAGTTCTTGCCGTCAGCACGATAGACCCAGACCGGGGCCTTAGCGCCCTCACCGTCGGTAAAGCCGCGTTGAAGATGCTGAGAAATGTAGTGTTGAAGTTTGCACGCCATGGATGAATCTTAGATCAGCGTGCGATTGAAAGTGCAATTTCTGAAAACGAAAATTTGCGGTTTGCGCTTGCGCGCAAACCGCTTTGTCGAGCTTTAATAAAGAAAGCTACGCTTGGTTTTTTGTATAGCTCGCCAATGTCTTATGGCAGCTTCTATGTCGAGCCAGCAGATCACCATCTGTGTCACTTGGTGAAACGTCGTGAACGGGTCGCTGAGTCCAAGAAGTGGGATCGATATCCCGTTTCAGTGATCGACAAGGCCTCTTTATCGAAAGCTTTGATTTCAATCGTAAGCGTATCTGGGCTTGTAGCAGAGCCGGATAGTCCGGCCCTGCCACTCAATCTCGGCATTTTCGCCGATTGCATCGACAGCCATTACGCCACCTCTTCAAGAGGCAGTCCTGACTGCTCGGAGATCTCGGCTTCGACGGGCTTCAGCAAGATCAAGCCGGACCGCAGGTCGTCTGGGACGAGGTTGAGCCGCAGGATGAGCCCTTTGCTTTCGTCATCTCGGGGCCAAGCGGCTCCGATTTCGACAGGGAAGCCAATTTCTTGGCGACCGTTTCGCTCAGTGCCGGTATATGGCGCAAAGCACAGGCGATAGGCGGGATAGTTCTTTTTGGTTTCGGTAGTCATGGTCGTTTCCTTTCCAGTTGTTGGTGGACCGCTTCACGCGATCCGATGGAAAGGCGGCCGGCGAGCCACAGCGGAGCCGCGCATGCCCCACACGGGCATGGAGCGGGCCGGGCATTGCGCGCCCGAAGGGTCTGCGCCGCTGTGGTTCGCCAGACTTAGACAGATGGATGTGTTGAAGCGGGCATTCCGACTTGGAAAGGGTAGCGAATACCGAATAACAGAGTGGCGCACCGATAGAAGCCAGCCTTAGCTAGCCCCGACCGAGCACCGAACCGGCTCACCCAGCGTGCCCGACTCAAGCCGTCGACTTTGTCCAAACATCGAAAGCGAGGTGCACCACGCTTTGCAAACTCGTGTCGAGATCACACTGCATCAGAACCTGATTTTTTGCGCTCAGGGAAATCAACTTGTCTGCAGTTAGGGGGCTGTTTTGAGTGAGCCAGTCAAATCTGGCCCATGTATAGGCATGTTGCCGAAACCGAACGCGTTCACCCTCTTCGAGCACGATCAATCGATCAAATAACTCGAACTGATCGCCAAATTGCAGGTCCTGAAACGGTTGCTTCATCGGGAAAGGATACCACAACCCTTGTAAGCAATTCAATTTTTAGGACTTATCTCGATCCGCCCCTTTGTCGCGGCCACCTTTTTCGGGTTCACCGCCGGCATCTTTTTGAATGTCCCATTCTTCCTTCAAGCGCTGCAGCTCGCGCCGCTGCTGCTCAGCAAATCCTTCCTCGATTTCCTCGCGCACTTCCCGATGAACATCCTGCTCAAGCTGGCCGCCCGGAGTATAGTCCAAGGTCAAATGCGGATTGGTTCTATCAAGCTCTTGCCGATAGTCGCGCTCATGAACTTCTTTTGGAACGGGCTCATCGGCCACCCGATTAAACTCGGGCGTGATGGGCCCCACGCCATCAAGACCGTCATTTCCATCGTCACACATGGCCGCACCTCTGAAAGCCGCTTTGGCCCTCATTTTGCGCAGATCCCTCTACTGCACAAGGTGACGCACTAGGCATCTTCGACGGCGTCGTGTATACGCTGGTGCAGACGCCGCGGCACATGCATTTTGTATATGCTTGAAAGAATCGGCCGAGCGGTGTGCGGAAGAACATCATGTGAGGCGCAATAGCGACACGATGGCCGTCAAAGAACTGCGTTCCAATGTCTTCGTTTGTGACAGCGTGCTGATTCAGCACTATCTGACCCTGATGAAGGACGCTCGCTGTCCGAATGCGCAATTCCGACAACTAACGACTGAGATCACGCGCCTCCTGATTTATGAGGCGTTGGACACAATTACGATTCCAGCCCACTTCGTTTCCGCCACGGATACTCGCGGCACAGATTATGAAGGCCTTTTTCTCGACACGTCAGATTTTGTCCTTATCGGCGTAGTCAGGTCAGGCATGCCCATGGCTGCGGCTGCACACTCAATACTTCCCGACGCCGAGCTCGGCACTGTTGGCTACAATGCCACACACGTGGAAAATCCAATTTTCTTCGAGGCCTCCCCCAAGCTGATTGGGAAATTCGCATTCATCTTCGATCCAGCGCTTGCAACAGGCCAGACCGCGTTGAATGTCGCCCGACTGCTAAAGGGCAGCTACGACGGGAACTACAACCAAATGGCAGTCATCACCCTTAGCGCCCAAGAAGAAGCACTGGAGCTACTGGCACAAGAAGCTCCCGACCTTCCCATAATCACAGCCACAACTCGAAAAGAAACCTACGAAGGCGGCAAACCCAGCGCTGGACTAGGCGACTTTCAATCCCGGCTATACGGAAATAGATATCGCGAAGGGTACATTTTATGAGCAAGGACAATACAATAAAGCAGGCCAAAATTCGCGGAGTTAGAAGCCTTAGCGAAGAAGACATGAACCGCGATCAATATGGCCAAGCCGTTTTATATTATTTTGATAAGAACAAATGCTCAGAAATAAGTAGACTAAGTACACGAGGTTATGTTAATCGTGCAATTCCAGATAATATTATATTTGGAAGAGTTAATTACAGAGAAAACTATTTTTCAATGAATGCAAGCGGATTAAGAGTAACAGATATATTTGATGTTTCGTGTGAATTTTCAAATGAAGACCGAGAGCTATTCGGCTTTAGAAAGAAACCCGAACTGCTAGAGCGCATCGACCGTGCCGCAGAGGCCTGCGGAATGTCTCGAGCCGTCTTTATGAGGGTTGCGGTGCACGACGCTGTCGCGAACGACGATATCGTCCCAGCCTCTAGCGGCAAGAAATCTCAAAGGAGCCAGTCCGTAGCCCTCTTGAAGAGCGACCTCGAGCGATTGGAACAGGCAGCAAAACAGGCCGGCACCATGAAAACCAAGTGCTTCTTCCACGCCATGGAAAGGGCCATCGAGAAAGTCGAAGCCGAGCTCTCCGGAATACATCACCGCCCCAGCCTAGCTCACGGAGTTAAGTGAACCTTTTGCGAAGAGACAAAAAGCATCTTTGCAAATGTAAGTTTATGCTCCATGTTAACCTTATACAGGTTGACGGATTTTGCGCGCCTGTTCGACGAAGGGAATGGGTCGCATTGGCGCTTGGAAGATAAGCCAAACTGTTGGCAGATAGCGTTCAAGGCCCAACCCACAACGTGGGGAGTGCTGGGCATTGGATACCACCATCACCGTCGCACAGGCTTTTTCGTGGGGCCTGACAATCGCTGGCCCGCTCGCGGTGTTTGTAGGCACCGGGTTTGCCCTGAGCATTACCGCAAACGAGCACATTAATATTGTTCCGAAAATTTCCGCTTGGCTGCTGGCCCCGGTATTCGGGCTGCTGCTCGGAAGCGTGCTCGCGTCCGCCATTGCGCCAAACTGGGGGCTCTTTGGTGTCGCATGGTTTTTTGGAATTGGCTGGACACTGACATTCATGTTCGCCGCCATCTGCGGTCACGATGACACGCTGTACCTCCTCGGGCGTTTTTGGAACGAGACCCTCTTTCCCTACCTCAAGCGACAGTTTCGGCGTCGTCACAATTCACAATGCTGGCGAAACGATCATGGCCGAAACAACGTCCGCTACTCGCTGTTTGACGATGACAACGATCTGGACGGAGGTGCGGCATGATTTTGCGCAACTTCAGTCGTCGGCTCGGGCACCAGATGGGTGCAAACCGGACAGCCACGCGAGTCCACCGAGACTCGAAGAAGGCCAATCGGGCACTGAAACGAGTCGAAACATCAGGCGTTCACGATCACGGACGACTGGCGTGTGAGGATGACCTTTTCAAGGCAGGCTTACTGACCCGGACGAGAGACGCGGTGCCTGTTCTTGCGTTTCAAAACCAGCCGATCTGGGACAGTACCGACTGGCCAATTCACATCACTGCTCCGCCGGGAAGCATGAAGGGCATGGCGCTGCTGTTTCCCATGATGGCAAGCTGGCCACACTCCCTGTTTGCGATTGATGTCGGGTGTGAGGCCATTCGCGCGCTGACTCCCATGCTTCTCAAGCGGGGCACACGTGTCATCTCGATCGCGCCGAGCGGCAAGCATGGTTTCCCCGCTATGGGTTGGGATCTCCTGAGACCATTTGTCGAAGCTGTGCAGGAAAACCGAGAGGATCGCGCCCTCGGGCTGGCACGACGCATCGCAAATATCATTCTTCCGCATTTGCCGGGAGATCGGAATGAGTGGATCCGACTGGGTGGCGTCGAGCTCATCATCATGTGCTTGTTTCATCTCGCCGACAATGACCCTGAAGAATGCACGCTGTCCAACCTTTGGATTCTCCTGACCACCGCACCGAAGAAGGTGCTGGAAATGGCAGGCGACAACGCACGGCGCCCGATTGTGCTGCGTCGCGCCCTGAAGTTCGTGAACGAGTACAATGTCGAAGCCCACAAGCAGTTGTTCTGGAAATTCGAAACTGCTGCAGATGCGCTCAACCTGCTAGAGCCGGAAAGCGTTTTCGCCTCCATTACCTCGCGCGATGACTTCCGTCCGTCTGAGGCGAAATCCGGAAAGCAACCCGTCGCGATCTTCCTTGCCCTGACCGGCGCGGAAATGGAGGCGGCTGGCCCGATCATCTCCATCATGATCAGCTTGCTATTGGAAGAGCTTGCAGAAGCGGAAGGGGATCGCCCCGTTCTGTGCGTTCTGGATGAACTCGCGCAATTGCCGCGAACCGAGACCGTGATGAAGACGGTTCGGGTCTACCGGAAACGCCGGATGAAGTGTGTGACCGTGGCCCAGTCCCGGAAAACGCTGGATCAGAAATGGGGCGAAGGAGCCGCTAGCGAGCTTGAGGCGAATGCCGGCATCAACGTTTGGATGGACCCAGAGCATCAAGTCGCCGGGGAATTGGAGCGTAAGTCCGGCACCAAAACGGCGCTCGGCCATGGCGTGCAAACCGGAGAGCGCGCCTCGAACGCATTACCTGAACACCAAGTCAGTAACTTGCCGTTCGCGGTGGTGTCGAACATGCCAGCCGACCAAGCCATCCTCGAAGTGAGGGGCCTGCCGGGGCTTATCGTGGCCGACAGGACGCCGTGGTGGAACATCAGCCCCCTCAATGTCGAAATTTCAGACGCGTATCGGGATGATCACTTTCAGTTCGACCCGGGCCTCCTGATGGATCAGAGCGAGGCTCTGGCGATGTTTGGCTTGAGCCCTGAGTTCACCCGACAGGACGTTTATGACCGCGCTGCGCTGCTTCAGGGCCGCTTTTCGGCCGACCTTATCGCGCGCGCTACCGACCTTCTTATCCAATCAACGCAGCAGCGCTAGGAGCGTATCGCACAACGACGGAGAGCAAGATGACTGACAAGGCAATTAGCGGAACCACATGGCAAGAAGACCCGATCTCCAAAGGAGAGAAAGCCCAATACAAGCTTCTCAAATGGACGGCACCCATCATTGTCGGACTGGCAGTCATTTCAGGTGTCTTTTCAGGCGTCGGCGTCATCTACATGCAAGAGCAGCTTACCCCATTCATAATCTTGATGGGCATTGGGCTTGGTGGGGTTGTGGCCCTCATCGTGTCGACCGCGGCGACGTCGTTCCTGAGCATGGCCGAGTTCGCGCTGACGGGGCTTGGCAAGATCGTTCTCGGGATAGCGATTTTAATAACTCTCGCGATAACTCTTGCGATCAGCACCACCACGAACATGGTGTTCCTGCTCGACACGCCATCGAGAACGATGGAGCGAGAGCAGATAAGCCAAGGCGGTATGCTTTTGTTGGAGCAATCTGCCGCCATCGGCAGCCAGCTCGACTCCATCCACCGAACGCTTGAGCAAAATCAAGACTACTTCCTCGACTTACAGCTTCGAGAGGTAGCTGGCACCAATAGTCGGGGTGGAGACGAGGGACCGATTTCAAATCACTATGGGATAGCAGCGGCGCTTTTCACCCCGGGGCTCGAGTCGGTGCAGCAGGCTCGGCGCCAATTTGACGAGTTGGACGCCGAGGCGGAAGAACTCGTGGACCGTCTCATCGAAACCACTCGCGATGAGACGACGAACCAAGCAGCCTATGCCGCAGTGGTTCAAGACTTGCGGGGTACCATCCGTCGGATGGCCGCTCTTGAGCCTGACGCTATTGCTCGGAGTTCAGCAATGCGCATTAGAACGAATGTTCAGACTCCTGTAGACCTGCCAGCTTATGGTGGTCCGCTTGTCGCTGCCACGCAAGAACGCCTGCCCGCAATTGCCAGAGAACTCGACAGCTTGGCAGACAGTTTCGAAGGTATCGAGTTACCCGAGCTAGCAGTAAGAAGCCCGGTAGACCGAGTGTTTTCCGCTGCGCCTCACTACAAGCAACTAGTCGCAATGGCCATTGGTCTCGACATGCTGCCTTTCCTGATTTTCCTGTTCCGGTTGCCGGCGATGCTCGCCATTCAGGACGAAATCCGCAGGAAGAAAGAACAGGAAATGGCTCTGGCCAATGCCGGCGCTCCGGATGGGTCAATCACCATCAGAGAAGTTGAACGGGCGTTTCTCTCAGTCTTCGCTAGCGCGCGAACCATTGAGACGCTCATGGAAAACCACGACCCAATGGACAAGCGGCTTTACGACCTCCTTGGGCCTCAGCTTTCGAAGTTCATTTCTGCGTCAAACGAAGCCCAGCGGACCGCCCGTAGCGACGACGACAACAACAGCGAACGGGAGGCAGGGTGATGTCAGGATACTACAACCGCAATGACGATGACCATCGGAAACGTCCGTCACGCCGAAGGCTGGCCATCCTTGCCATTCCCGGCCTCGTGCTGGAAGGGATATTCCGATCCATCAGATGGCTATTTACCAGCGCAGATGGCCGAAAATCGTTGGTCACCGGCTTTCGATGGAGCCCGTTTGCTTTCGCTTTGCTTTTCGCTTGGCAGGTGTTCTCCATGCTCAACTTGCAGGCTCGTGAGGCTGAAGAGCAGGCCGCAGAACAACCACCTGCTCAGCCACCTACTGTCGAAAGTGACCAGCCGATCCTCTATGAACAAGGCTTGCAAAGTCTTGGGGGGGGCGATGACCGGGTTCCGCTCTCGGCGCTGGCCAGCGTGTACAATCTGGATGATGGCACGCTGGAACATCGGCTTGCAGCACTGGGGAGCGTTCACACCACTTCCGGTCGATGCACGGGGTCAGTTCTTGGCCGCTCGGACTTCGTCATCACCGCTGCCCACTGCCTAGAGGGTGTATCAGCGGAGGAGGTTCACTTCTTCAGTGTGGCTTGCAATGCCTCATATACGGTGGACCGGATATACGTGTCGCCACGCTATAGCTTAAGCAGGATCGCTTTCGACTATGCGTTTATCGATTTGGCTGAACCCGTCTGCGATATGGTCGAGCCATTCCAAGCGATCACGCTCACAGATGACGCGGTCCGCCAGCTTCAGCAACAACAGTATCCATTGCTATCGTTGAGCGTCTTCTCGTTCGATGAGACAGCTCGACACGAGGAGTTTCCGCAGGCTCGGCGCCAATCACTTCTTCGCTGGCAAAGGCTGACTGGCTTCGGGGTGTTCTGCCGCTTTGCTGTACGGAATGACCTCACGGGGACCGATCAAGAGGCCGTGCTGTACCGCACGGAAGGCTGCGACACATTTCCGGGAAATTCGGGCGGCCCTCTTCTCGTCAGCCTCGACGGCGGACGTAATTACCGCGTGATCGCAACTCTGTTCGGCTGCGGCAGCGTCGATTGCTTTCCGCGGATCAAAGGGCCTTTTGCAGCGGACCTAGAGAGGTATTACGAAAGTTGGGCTTAGGGCTCTATAAGTCGAACTATTTAATCCTAACATTTCTCGAAAATACTCACAGAAATTAGGCGACTAATGTCCGCATTATTTTGAAGTGATAATAGCGCCGATGCAATGCTCATCTCCATGGAGCGAGTTTCAATCACGAAGGACATTGTAGAAGAGCTTAAACGCCTACAGATGGAGAGTGGCGTTGGTCCCGGTGCCTTGCTGCGCGGTCAGAAGGACGTCCCAAAGGGCTTAAACTCAGGTACGATTTTCGGTTGGAAACGACAAACCGTCAAAACGGCCAGACGGGATCAACTGGAATGGGTTCTAAAGCGCTGGCGCGAAGTAACGCCCGTTGTATCTGTGACGCCAGAGCTGATCAAAGAGATCGAGGCTCAACTGAGGCGAACGGGCATCACACCACGCGCACTCATTGCCCGCATTGATCCGCCACTGGACAAGTTGCGCCCGGAGTTGGTTACGCGCTGGGTCAAGGGGACGACAAAAACGGCACGCCAGGATCATCTGGATGCTGTGCTGGATGCGCTTCGGGTCGCCCCTGATGCACGCCCGCGAGAGAAACGCGCCTATATCGGACGAGACAAGTTTCAACGGCGGTTGGAATTTGATGACGCCTTGCGCATCGCTTTGGAGGTCGAACGAGAGCGGACAGGCATTCAGGCGTCTGAGATGCTCAAATACTTTTACCGAGGCAAAGTCCCAAAGGGGCTGAATGCGGGGATGATATCAGCCTGGATCAACAATGATCCTCAAACCGTTCCAGCAGAGCTCTATGAGTGGACGGTTGCTGCATGGAGAGCGCTTCCAGATGCCGATAAAGATAGATAAATTTTTATTAAAGTTTTATCTAAAATTAAGCAGTAACAAAGACTTAGTGTTGTATCATATACCCAGAATTAGGCGCAAGACCTAAACAAATAAAAACAGGGTGTGTGAGGAAATGGAACGAGGGCAACTCTCGGAAATGCAGCGCAATATCGCTTGGGAAGGCAAGAGCCAGTCCGAGCGAGAAGCCACGACTGCATTCAATCTCAATCTTGGTGGGGAAGACAACGCCCGTACAGCGGGCATTCGTGTTACCGCCGCCGGACAGGCGCGTGAGGCCGAATATCAAGAGCGCAAACGAAACGAAGACCGCTTCCGCGATGCTATCCAACGCATACAGCTGAGCGAACGGGCGCAGGCGGTCTATGATGCGTTAGGCGACTATGGTGACAGGCTGCGTGACGAACAGCGCCGCATCGAGCGCCGCATGGCTGAGCTGCGTGAGCGTGGCGAGGCGCGCGATACGATCAGCGAGTTGATCGCTACCGGTGCGCTGGATCGAGACAACGCTGAACATCTAGCTCTAATTGATCGCGCAGGTCTCGACCCCGATCATAACGACGATGAACTTCGTAATACGATTGACCGCGATGCGGCACAGGCTGGTGAGGAATACGACGCCCTCGCAGCCCGCCACGCGGAGATTGAGCGTCAGTTGCCATTGGTGGAGGCCGCGCGTGAGCGTATTGAAAATGGCGAAGATCCCGATGCCGTTCTAAGCGACTTGGCTAACGAAGGCATCCATATTGAAGTTGACCCGACCGACGAACTACAGGTTCGACGCGAAATCGTCTCTCGAGGGCAAGATTTGGATGCGGAGCGTCAGGATCGGCAGCCCGCGATGGAAGCGGCGGATAGCGCTGTAACCGAAGATCAACCTTCGCTTGACGATGAGGTTGAGACCTTCATGCGAGCATTGGCGAACAATCAGCAAATGATGCTGGAAGGTTCCGCGCTGCATGATGCGATGCGTGGCCAGATCGACGGATTGTCCGACGAGGCGCGTGAACAGCTGGAAGCGACTGAAGAAACGGCGTTCCTGTTCGAACAGAATGAAGTTCAACCCGCTGTACCGGCGCAGGACCCAA contains these protein-coding regions:
- a CDS encoding MobA/MobL family protein, which produces MAIYSLNISSIGKTTHRSGTAGAYIKYIARESAEPELFAGGGIPYDPTDARNFVDRGERADRANARVADKLRGALPVELSHEERAALVQAFGKRLSEGRVPWYAAIHQCGEDEHNPHFHMLVRDRDRETGKRVVRLSDSARDWKAAGRPGDAPCAYVRELWEEIANEALERAGHEERIDRRSLEDQGIDRTPQIHLGPAGQYVETNKYRPHSKPVKERSWRRTQYREDTPYEDIDRGRTRRERNAEIIDLNLERAARSKVDKTRLTALLEKDQRKKDLALAAHYQNQFRRQSYERDEAAAKFRARREDVKSRHSSEADFVQESLRVAERRRTAELAQRHQLEMNAARAEQKRWSARLMRYIDLTGKTRRIQEAELKAIGDRHTAERQANDAKLRAEAQLQTELVNKRYAAELLDVRRERADALKAIELRHASENEPYQAALQGREAEREKARNSLTRYLQDNKAPDRQPSPPEGGRERPADDSRSALQRGWSEARVQLNEPKPGRDRPRDDGFDRER
- a CDS encoding DUF4238 domain-containing protein, translated to MACKLQHYISQHLQRGFTDGEGAKAPVWVYRADGKNFKTGTAGYGASNYFYSDLPQHPEDETVDQKVTQFEAIIHPWLTELREAEIGSFVDGERAGTLVTHLSVRTAFVRDSFGGAATEMFDAMGEMVGSGQLTTMLGIGTDKATELIMDAAREQVEKMIATTELRDMPQPVQDMVRALAQQMALKMASGGMNAQINDEGREFAKAFEDIPSKIKPTMRDRIGKILSTQPAPPKHVERLAELDWALEPPDDDAGAILPDCVAVAREASGRVSAYMGTDYKQMVSVALPVSSDRVLIGRETGAPSFTNAEFASASHTAFIASRSTDELKELIPSIGSSPAVHLGDEQSGLIADMRSGRLYGA
- a CDS encoding uracil phosphoribosyltransferase — its product is MAVKELRSNVFVCDSVLIQHYLTLMKDARCPNAQFRQLTTEITRLLIYEALDTITIPAHFVSATDTRGTDYEGLFLDTSDFVLIGVVRSGMPMAAAAHSILPDAELGTVGYNATHVENPIFFEASPKLIGKFAFIFDPALATGQTALNVARLLKGSYDGNYNQMAVITLSAQEEALELLAQEAPDLPIITATTRKETYEGGKPSAGLGDFQSRLYGNRYREGYIL
- a CDS encoding ribbon-helix-helix domain-containing protein, whose translation is MSKDNTIKQAKIRGVRSLSEEDMNRDQYGQAVLYYFDKNKCSEISRLSTRGYVNRAIPDNIIFGRVNYRENYFSMNASGLRVTDIFDVSCEFSNEDRELFGFRKKPELLERIDRAAEACGMSRAVFMRVAVHDAVANDDIVPASSGKKSQRSQSVALLKSDLERLEQAAKQAGTMKTKCFFHAMERAIEKVEAELSGIHHRPSLAHGVK
- a CDS encoding type IV secretory system conjugative DNA transfer family protein codes for the protein MILRNFSRRLGHQMGANRTATRVHRDSKKANRALKRVETSGVHDHGRLACEDDLFKAGLLTRTRDAVPVLAFQNQPIWDSTDWPIHITAPPGSMKGMALLFPMMASWPHSLFAIDVGCEAIRALTPMLLKRGTRVISIAPSGKHGFPAMGWDLLRPFVEAVQENREDRALGLARRIANIILPHLPGDRNEWIRLGGVELIIMCLFHLADNDPEECTLSNLWILLTTAPKKVLEMAGDNARRPIVLRRALKFVNEYNVEAHKQLFWKFETAADALNLLEPESVFASITSRDDFRPSEAKSGKQPVAIFLALTGAEMEAAGPIISIMISLLLEELAEAEGDRPVLCVLDELAQLPRTETVMKTVRVYRKRRMKCVTVAQSRKTLDQKWGEGAASELEANAGINVWMDPEHQVAGELERKSGTKTALGHGVQTGERASNALPEHQVSNLPFAVVSNMPADQAILEVRGLPGLIVADRTPWWNISPLNVEISDAYRDDHFQFDPGLLMDQSEALAMFGLSPEFTRQDVYDRAALLQGRFSADLIARATDLLIQSTQQR